One window from the genome of Prinia subflava isolate CZ2003 ecotype Zambia chromosome 2, Cam_Psub_1.2, whole genome shotgun sequence encodes:
- the LOC134547631 gene encoding collagen, type I, alpha 1b-like: protein MSWGLQACHRDDIPRLRGPGPLNLLPANPWSVTYMSSKIVGPVCLGLEKLPDTGLEEGKLQAASERRQQGRRAERVTPASRAPKEQAGSWPGPAVPPLRARGAQRSPGAPRRAAPAPALPGAPGSERCHLKIILGKAVPALSRAWRAPRAPGTDAGRPSARTVGAKRRQRGVPGCAPLHRGFAVTHSAGLASAGPGPGLGKRHSRAFARVPDQERLSPRSERPGPHPLPCGPRRAGRRRRRGLRLARVRDSGASAAGRTSSPSRHRQGHVIFLTRSSSPAAAPAVAPAGPQRFLRDRLRVACRVTRAPALVTPLPAAGAARSRPPARGGGGRRGTGAGHTLFAPAGRAGLPRREGLLPGPAPKLLARRAALSAQPAARTQPWDSAPRLPSSETNPHSGSRTSGAAARPSGGTSGRTSGGRDAARPLSAGTERQRKFWCACPGCPRPIGALPSVRDSLSRSPEGRARADGPGEAAPSLPVAERPAALRCRPALRRMLFPLPGVSPAVRTPEAVSPRSASPPRRQRPGQGCGCSPSRAAQSRGQAGQSAPDSFRFGSQPRPAEIHFWSRGRQHRRPASWYHRLFHPPQPAARFRVYFLPPTWKMPARLLLTAPPRAAEPLPLSGGEGSAPGAGRPRAPFSQTFSRGKLYRTGHRRAAPAHAGVTLLKFVTQPSPRGAAVVRPLPVRGRGEGGAPSGRFCRRSRPASVRPSVPAADKARLSDPAHFAMCSHGVKAQEGAVLGGVGPARRGRAGQRRGGAARAGGSRDRGARQERRRGGPRGHGSPAPGTAPRHRAPRGGGAGPPRGPRLLAQREKVARSPRGGCGAGQGRGRCAGRAGGAGARRAGRLRSGTRGIPAAAACPCRESRGGGGSSGKGRGVGVRGPCGGRGRRGRGGMELPEGPASRPCGCDPAAEEQFFTELPSIT from the exons ATCGTCGGGCCCGTGTGTTTAGGTTTGGAAAAGTTGCCGGAcacagggctggaggaaggTAAGCTGCAAGCAGCTTCGGAAAGGCGGCAGCAGGGCCGGAGG GCTGAGCGTGTCACCCCGGCCAGCCGAGCCCCGAAGGAGCAGGCGGGGAGCTGGCCCGGGCCGGCCGTGCCGCCTCTCCGCGCCCGCGGAGCGCAGCGCAGCCCCGGCGCTCCCCGTCGggccgccccagccccggcGCTCCCCGGCGCCCCTGGTTCCGAAAGGTGTCATCTTAAAATAATTCTCGGCAAAGCAGTCCCGGCACTTTCGCGGGCCTGGAGGGCGCCACGGGCACCGGGAACCGATGCGGGGCGGCCCAGCGCCCGGACTGTGGGAGCGAagcggcggcagcgcggcgTCCCGGGATGCGCCCCGTTACACCGGGGATTCGCGGTCACTCACAGCGCGGGGTTGGCcagcgccgggcccgggccggggctcggAAAGCGGCACAGCAGGGCTTTTGCGAGGGTCCCCGACCAGGAGAGGCTCTCTCCGCGCTCCGAGCGGCCGGGCCCGCACCCGCTGCCTTGCGGGCCCCGACGGgccgggcgccgccgccgccgggggtTGCGCCTCGCACGGGTACGGGACTCTGGGGCGAGTGCTGCCGGCCGCACCTCCTCGCCATCCCGACACCGGCAGGgacatgtaatttttttaactcGGAGCAGCTCCCCAGCGGCAGCCCCGGCAGTCGCTCCAGCCGGTCCCCAGCGATTTCTTAGGGATCGGTTGCGGGTGGCTTGTCGCGTTACTCGCGCACCCGCGTTAGTgaccccgctccccgccgcggGGGCAGCGCGGAGCCGCCCCCCggcccgaggcggcggcgggcggagAGGAACCGGAGCGGGGCACACGCTGTTCGCCCccgcaggcagggcagggctgccccggAGGGAGGGTTTGCTGCCCGGACCGGCTCCCAAACTTTTGGCACGGAGGGCAGCCctctcagcacagcctgctgcccGCACCCAGCCGTGGGACTCGGCGCCGCGGCTCCCCTCTAGTGAGACGAATCCTCACAGTGGAAGCAGGACTAGCGGAGCAGCTGCCCGCCCCAGCGGCGGCACCAGCGGCAGGACGAGCGGGGGGCGAGATGCGGCCCGGCCCCTCTCCGCTGGCACAGAGCGGCAGCGCAAGTTTTGGTGcgcctgccctggctgccctcgCCCCATTGGGGCTCTCCCCTCCGTTCGGGACTCCCTCTCCCGCAGCCCCGaggggcgggcgcgggcggACGGGCCCGGCGAGGCAGCGCCGTCCTTACCTGTCGCCGAGCGCCCTGCAGCGCTCCGCTGCCGCCCGGCCCTCCGCAGGATGTTATTCCCTCTCCCTGGTGTATCCCCCGCTGTCCGCACGCCTGAGGCTGTTTCCCCTCGCTCAGCCTCGCCTCCTCGCCGGCAGCGGCCGGGGCAGGGGTGCGGGTGCTCCCCGTCCCGCGCCGCGCAAAGCCGCGGTCAGGCGGGACAGAGCGCGCCCGACAGCTTTCGGTTCGGATCGCAGCCGAGACCTGCTGAGATCCACtttt GGAGTCGGGGCCGCCAGCACCGAAGACCCGCGTCTTGGTACCACCGGTTGTTCCACCCGCCGCAACCTGCTGCTCGATTTCGTGTTTATTTCCTGCCTCCCACGTGGAAAATGCCCGCGCGGCTCCTGCTGACAGCCCCGCCACGCGCGGCGGAGCCGCTGCCGCTGAGCGGCGGCGAGGGAAGCGCGCCGGGGGCTGGGCGGCCGCGGGCCCCTTTCTCCCAAA CCTTCTCGCGTGGAAAACTTTACCGCACGGGGCACCGCAGAGCAGCCCCCGCCCACGCGGGGGTGACTCTCCTAAAGTTTGTCACCCAGCCCTCTCCACGCGGGGCGGCTGTTGTCCGCCCCTTGCCGGTGCGCGGCAGAGGTGAGGGGGGCGCCCCGTCGGGCCGCTTCTGCCGGCGCTCCCGCCCCgcgtccgtccgtccgtccgtccccGCCGCAG ATAAAGCG CGGCTGAGTGACCCGGCTCACTTTGCCATGTGTTCGCACGGAGTTAAAGCGCAGGAGGGAGCGGTGTTGGGGGGCGTGGGGCCTGCGCGGAGGGGGCGCGCAGGGCAGCGCCGGGGGGGCGCGGCCCGGGCCGGGGGGAGCCGCGATCGCGGGGCCCGGCAggagcggcggcgcggcgggcccCGGGGGCACGGCTCCCCGGCACCGGGCACGGCTCCCCGGCACCGGGCACCCCGcgggggcggagcggggccgccccggggccCGCGGCTCCTTGCACAGAGGGAGAAAGTTGCGCGGAGCCCCCGCGGTGGCTgcggggcggggcagggccggggcaggTGCGCGGGCAGGGCCGGCGGGGCAGGtgcgcgccgggccgggcggctGCGGAGCGGGACCCGGGGGatcccggccgccgccgcctgcCCGTGCCGGGAGagccggggcggcgggggcagcAGCGGGAAGGGGCGCGGGGTCGGTGTCCGCGGGCCGTGCGGGGGGCGCGGGAGGCGCGGCCGAGGCGGGATGGAGCTCCCCGAGGGGCCGGCGTCGCGTCCGTGTGGTTGTGACCCGGCCGCGGAAGAGCAG TTTTTCACTGAGTTGCCATCAATCACATAA